In Coregonus clupeaformis isolate EN_2021a unplaced genomic scaffold, ASM2061545v1 scaf0228, whole genome shotgun sequence, the genomic window CCCCAGGATATGAGATGACCTTACCCAACACACAGGGGATGCCTAACCCATTTGGGGGGCAGGGCCTGTTCCAGGGGGGATGCCCTTCCCCTCGCCTGGGGCATTTGATCAGCCCATGTACTTCCAGGGTCAGGGGAACCCAGGATATGGCACTGCACCTTACGCTCCCATGCCTGGGGCCTACGGTCAGGGCTTTGACAACCCAAATCATGGTGAGTACTTCAATATCATTCAGAAGTAATGTGGTGATGGgaatcaagtttcaagtttttaaagggatagttcactcaaaCTATCTTTTAGTATTTTGCTCATTTGTCCACAAAATTATGCGTGACAGCAGTGACATTTTCAAGGTGGAGCACTTTCAGTACGGAGCAAAAACGATGTGATTTATCATTCATTAATAGATAGAAAGGGGCATTTGAAGTATGTGTGGTCTGATGTGCATTGCATTGAGTCTATCTGTCTTTTCTCCCAGACCCAAACACTGATTACTACAGCGATGATCAACCCCTTGCCTTTTGTGACAACAGTGCCTTCTCTCTTGGCTCTGGGCTGGACGACAAGACCATAAGGCAAGCCTTTATCCGGAAAGTAAGGGACCACAGGGATGCCAAGAGGCTCCAAATCAGGACCTCAAGCAAACTTGAACTAAAGATAAAATATAAACTTAAGATAAAATGGTTGTACATGCATCTGTATAGTCATCATAATAATCAAACAAAATGGCCTAAAACCATTTTTAAAGAACAATCCCCAAAGTCTATTATAGTACTGTATGGATCCTATATCTAATAGTCTGTCTCGTTGTCCACCTACAGGTATTCATGGTGTTGACCGTCCAGCTGATGGTAACATTCTCCTTTGTGGCTCTCTTCACCTTTGTGGAGGGAATCAAAGTGTTCGTCGGGGCCAACCCATGGACGTACTGGGTGTCCTATGGCATCTTCTTCGTCTCTCTCATCACCATCAGCTGCTGCGGAGAGTTTCGCCGCAAACATCCATGGAACCTGATTGCACTAGTAAGTTAATAAGACCTGTCTCATTTAAATTGGCGTTATTCCTATTATATAATGATATACTTGATGGGCCCGTTTTCCAAACTCGGATTAAGCCTAtacctggactaaaaagcacgcTCAATGATCAATAGTATCCGTAGCTATACTTTATGGGCCGGTTCTGTATATTTATCAAATTGAAGAAAAATAAAATCATGTCTTATTCACTATAAGCCTGTGTTGATATGTGCACTTCCACCTAAAAAGTTGTATAAGTATTGTTGAAGTTCTAAAAGCGGTTGTATCACTCTCCTTGCCTCTCGTGTTTCCAGTCCATCCTGACCCTGGCTATGTCCTACATGGTGGGGATGATAGCTAGTTTCTACGACACTGACTCAGTCATCATGGCCGTGGGCATCACTGCTGTTGTCTGCTTCACCATGGtcatcttctctctccaggtctgtatCCATCTggacatccctccctccttctgtctcgctctgtctctgtctcgctctgtctctctcgctctgtctctctctctctgtctctctgtctctgtctctctcgctcttgtctctgtcgctctgtctctctcgctctgtctctctcgctctgtctctctcgctgtctgtctgtctgtctgtctctctctctcttctcacagtTCAACATGTCATAGGGTTTCAGGGTTGGGGTGTATTCCATATCATATTCCAGTCAATGCTGcaattaaaggtagactcagcgaaatgatGTTGCCACAAGTGAGATGCAAGACTTTGCtcccacacagtcacacaccgtATCTGTGCATTGGCATGGGTTCacatcatatcgctgagtctacctttaaacagCATTGCTATGGAATCAAATTGAACTGGAATTGACCCTGCCATCATAGATACTGGCTCTACCCTGTTCAGTGAGGCTAGTGATGATAATGGCTCTACCCTGTTCAGTGAGGCTAGTGATGATAATGGCTCTACCCTGTTCAGTGAGGCTAGTGATGATACTGACCCTACCCTGTTCAGTGATGATACTGACCCTACTCTGTTCAGTGATGATACTGACCCTACCCTGTTcagtgatgctagtgatgatactGGCTCTACTCTGTTcagtgatgctagtgatgatactGACCGTACTCTGTTcagtgatgctagtgatgatactGACCCTACCCTGTTCAGTGATGATACTGACTCTACCCTGTTCAGTGATGATACTGACCCTACTCTGTTcagtgatgctagtgatgatactGACACTACCCTGTTCAGTGATGATACTGACCCTACTCTGTTcagtgatgctagtgatgatactGACCCTACCCTGTTCAGTGATGGTACTGACCCTACCCTGTTCAGTGATGGTACTGACCCTACCCTGATCAGTGAAGATACTGACCCTACCCTGTTTCGTGATGATACTGACCCTACTCTGTTCAGTGATGATACTGACCCTACCCTGTTCAGTGAGGCTAGTGATGATACTGACCCTGCCCTGTTCAGTGATGGTACTGACCCTACCCTGTTCAGTGAGGCTAGTGATGATACTGACCCTGCCCTGTTCAGTGATGGTACTGACCCTACCCTGTTCAGTGAGGCTAGTGATGGTACTGACCCTACCCTGTTCAGTGATGGTACTGACCCTACCCTGATCAGTGAAGATACTGACCCTACCCTGTTTCGTGATGATACTGACCCTACTCTGTTCAGTGATGGTACTGACCCTACCCTGTTCAGTGATGGTACTGACCCTACTCTGTTCAGTGATGATACTGACCCTACTCTGTTcagtgatgctagtgatgatactGACCCTACCCTGTTCAGTGATGGTACTGACCCTACCCTGTTCAGTGATGGTACTGACCCTACTCTGTTCAGTGATGGTACTGACCCTACCCTGTTCAGTGATGGTACTGACCTACCCTGTTCAGTGATGGTACTGACCCTACTCTGTTCAGTGATGATACTGACCCTACTCTGTTcagtgatgctagtgatgatactGACCCTACCCTGTTCAGTGATGGTACTGACCCTACCCTGTTCAGTGATGATACTGACCCTACTCTGTTcagtgatgctagtgatgatactGACCCTACCCTGTTCAGTGATGGTACTGACCCTACCCTGTTCAGTGATGGTACTGACCCTACTCTGTTCAGTGATGATACTGACCCTACTCTGTTcagtgatgctagtgatgatactGACCCTACCCTGTTCAGTGATGGTACTGACCCTACCCTGTTCAGTGATGGTACTGACCCTACTCTGTTCAGTGATGATACAGACCATACCCTGTTCAGTGATGGTACTGACCCTACTCTGTTCAGTGATGGTACTGACCCTACTCTGTTCAGTCATGGTACTGACCCTACCCTGTTCAGTGATGGTACTGACCTACCCTGTTCAGTGATGGTACTGACCCTACTCTGTTCAGTGATGATACTGACCCTACTCTGTTcagtgatgctagtgatgatactGACCCTACCCTGTTCAGTGATGGTACTGACCCTACCCTGTTCAGTGATGGTACTGACCCTACTCTGTTCAGTGATGATACTGACCCTACTCTGTTcagtgatgctagtgatgatactGACCCTACCCTGTTCAGTGATGGTACTGACCCTACCCTGTTCAGTGATGGTACTGACCCTACTCTGTTCAGTGATGATACAGACCATACCCTGTTCAGTGATGGTACTGACCCTACCCTGTTCAGTGATGGTACTGACCTACCCTGTTCAGTGATGGTACTGACCCTACTCTGTTCAGTGATGGTACTGACCCTACCCTGTTCAGTGATGGTACTGACCCTACTCTGCTAGGTGAGGCTAGTGATATTATTATTGATTGGTAGGAAATGAGTCGCCTCATTGGCTAATAACTAATATGTCCCTTTGGCCTTCATCCTGACCCGACCTCTGACCCCATACAGACCAAGTATGACTTCACTTCCTGTCACGGTGTGCTGTTGGTCTCTCTGATTGTCCTAGTTCTCTTCGGCTTCCTCTGCATCTTCATCCGCAACAAGATCCTGGAATTGGTCTACGCCTCGTTGGGCGCTCTACTCTTCACATGCGTAAGTCCTTGCCACAAATGACaacctatttcctttatagtgcactacttttgaccatagtagtgcactatttagggaatggTGCCATTAGGGACGCATACTAAAATCTCTTTGGCAATGATCTTGATTATCATAGGTGGTGTCTCTTTTCCTGTAGAAACTATACTGGTGGTGATAGTAGTACAACTATTTAAGTATTCATGCAAGTGTTTTGAtggatgggccctggtcaaagtagtgcactatatagtgaacaggatgccatttgggacacaatcttAGTCATTCTTTTGAATGTGTTGATCTGTCAGACCAAATCAAGACCATATCTTACTAGACATATCTTGCTACCATATCTTGCTAAATAGAATGAGTGGAATGCTAATTCTAATTGTGATAATAGAATGATCATTCTTTTGAATGTGATTGATTCCAGTTCTTGGCTGTGGACACTCAGCTGCTGCTTGGCAACAAGGAGAAGGCCCTGAGTCCAGAGGACTATGTTTTTGCTGCTCTCACCCTGTATACTGACATCATCAACATCTTCCTCTACATCCTGTCTATTGTTGGAAGATCACGGAACTGAGCGCTTCCTCTAAAGGAACCATTGAAGGATGAAGGAGTCTTTTACAGGAGTTACTTATCTGTTCCCATATCTAGGACAACACCTGCTACACATTGTTTTATGCGCCAATGTCTAATTTGAACTCTGCTGTCGCCTGTCGTTCTAAATGTGGTTCCCTGTGCGctttagagcagtggttcccaaactgtggggcgcaTCCCCTAGGGAACTGTCCGACTTTAAacgtactcttgaaagttgtactagtagaatgcacaaggtgcaatttcgatattgggtagtgcatcatcagttcctcttgtcttGTTAGTTATTGCAGACCTTaaagagctatttataacttatCAGAAATGTCCGGGGGATGGCAGGACTGAGATTGAGAAACcctgatttagcagatgctacctatttttctattgtgtttctatttttctttgctaattttcttattttttaactctgcattgttgggaaaggacttgtaagtaagcatttcactgtaaagtctacacctgtgtattcggcgcatgtgacaaataacatttgatttgacttaTTCAGTTCTTTCAATTTAGGTAataaacaaccacatatcacagtcatagcaagtaactCTTATTGATAATACCCCCTCATGTTAATTGTGCTCAGTTTTACCACAATCCAGACTGGTTTAAATTGTGTAGTGTGAATAATTAATATTTTGATTCAATTTGTTTTGTGATATTTCTGATGTTTGTGAGTCTTTGCAGCTGTATTTGTTGATAGTTATTCAATTAAAAACTGAATTGTAAACTCGTTGTTTTTTTTGTATCAGTGCTGGGGATTACTGGATGCTGCTAAATTGTTTCAAATAGTTTATGAATCATGATTATGCACTCTGTCATATGATTTTTTTAtatctgtatttttgtatgacatCATAAAGGAGATCCTATAATTCTATGTTCTACATGTAATTATGACACATGACATAACGGTGTCAAGTTAAATCGAACGTTCTGACACCCTATTGTGATGCTATTGATAACAACCTATTTCATTTGAAGATTTGATTTATAGCACAGACGGAAAGGGTCTGCAAACTGTCGGGTTGTGCCTCAACTGTCTGAACGCCTGAAGTAGGCGCTTGGAGACGGAGAAGTGTCTGGATGGATATGAATACCGAGGGGGGCGGTGCGTCATTGCGCTTGGAGAATGAGAAACTGCGGCACGAGAATGACGACCTGAAAATAATGCTTGGCCTGATGAAGGAAAACTTTGATCTGAAGTCTAAGCTTCAAACCTCCACTCTAACCAGCGACACTGTCAGGGAATCGACAGGTAACTGTTCAAGTATCGTTTACGCATTGCAATCTCCATCTCCTGTGTGGGTGATGGTGGTGAGTGTGTCGCTCTTTGCCACTAGAGGGCATCCAAGACACGTGACACGTCAGTACAGTTCGCGTTCATCGGCAGGGTTAGAAAGGCATTGAAGAAAATTGGAATTGGAGAATTGGATTTGGAATTTCAGTATACATcgtgaattgaaatggaatgaaTCCCAACTCTGCAAGTCAGTACTGCCATGCAGGTCCTAGCAACAGCACCAGCTAAGATCTTggacatataataataataataggggtggcaggtagcctggtGGTTAAGCGCTtagggccagtaaccgaaaggatgctggtttgaatccctaagccgactaggtgaaaaatctgtctgtgcccctgagcaaggcacttaaccctaattactcctgtaagtctgctaaatgactaaaatgtaaataatttatTCAATTTATTATATAGCTCTATTCATTACATAAAGAAATCTCAAAGTGATgtaaagcaacaacaaaaaacaagcaATTTAAAAACAACGTTAAGTGCATTAGTTGATCTACTGTCAAGAGACTGAAGGTTGAGAATGTTAATGGTCCCGTTCAATTGCTTAGACGTTGCCAGATCTTAAAACGCCTGTATATGTATTTTACCTATCGGCTAACCATATGTTATAACAATCTggcagtcgatgacgtggcaggcaaccattggttgatgcatgcgaCGTCTAAGCAACCCATGGCTTGAGTGAGGTGAGCGGAGGGAGGATGTGGTCAAAGGGGGAGAACATCTACATATATTTGCTTATTATTTTTGCCAGGTCTCGTTTTGTCTCAATTTGTCACCCTTTTTGCATTTATAATTGATTCTGATTAGAATTTCCTACCCCCAGGCAGGAACACAACTATTCAGTGGCAAGACACCGTGGATGAGGACAGATTCAAACATGAGCTGCATCAATCGTCCAAACATCCTCACAGAACATCTTCCCCGATTAACCTGGAGTCTTACACCAAGCGCTGCATGTGCACAGACCCACGAGAACATGAAGAGACTGCAAGCTATTCTTACGTCATGTCTCAGAAGGTGAAAGGTGTGTGAAATGGTCGTTTGCTTATCACAACTTTGGGCATGATCCTTAGAGATATGTTAGTCAGAAATGGAATCCCCATTTTGTATCAACTGAGCTGATTATGACAATATTGTAATAGCAGAATATAAAAATATTTATTCAAACCtattggctgtgtcccaaattgcagcCTATATAGTGCAtaacttttgactagggcccatagggctctggtcaaaaggagtgcactatataggaaacagggtgccatttgggatgttatATTTTGTTTAGAATAGGAACATTTTGTTAAACTACCTGTGGATTCATGTTTATGTTGGTGTAATGTGATCTATTGGAACTAATCCATGCAGATTCAGAGGTTGGTGTTGTAATGGTGTTTATGTTATTGTTCAGATCCAGAACGGTTGGTGGGGGAGATAGCCTTCCAGCTGGATCGAAGGATCCTGTCCTATGTGTTCCAGGGCCAGACCAGACTCTATGGGTTTACTGTGCTCAATATACGAGACAAGATCATTCAGGTGGGAACGGTGTGTGTGGATCTGCATCTGTGGTCCTTTACACAAAAGGCTGATATTCCAGTTTTTGAATAATAAGAACGTTTAACACCATATTCCTTCCTTCTGTCTGcttgtcacgagtgtcagtgtaatgcggtgggtcGAAGTCAGGCACAGGACTCAGAACTCAaagaaaacgtactttactaacaagtaaagaaacaaatacaaagtacctccacacagggaggagcaaacccgctcaccaaacgacacacgaaacgaaataacaaacacgcacaaaacacaatgggagccaccgggttaaatagggaaggagtaattacgcgatgggaaacaggtgtgtgacaatcagacaacaacaggtagaacatagaaacatagaacatagatcagcagtagctagtattccggtgacgacgaacgccgaagcctgcccaagcaaggaggaggggcagcctcggcagaatccatgACACTGCTAAGGGATAATAGGCTAGTTTAACACCATATTCCTTCCTTCTGTCTGCTAAGGGATAATAGGCTAGTTTAACACCATATTCCTTCCTTCTGTCTGCTAAGGGATAATAGGCTAGTTTAACACCATATTCCTTCCTTCTGGCTGCTAAGGGATAATAGGCTAGTTTAACACCATATTCCTTCCTTCTGGCTGCTAAGGGATAATAGGCTAGTTTAACACCATATTCCTTCCTTCTGTCTGCTAAGGGATAATAGGCTAGTTTAACACCATATTCCTTCCTTCTGGCTGCTAAGGGATAATAGGCTAGTTTAACAACAGGGTGTGGTGGGGTGCCATGTATTCATTTCAGTGATTCACACATAGATGGAATTCAAAGCCTCCAAACTGGTTTCTTCCCACGTCAAAATGGTTTTCCATTTCCTAAGAAGTTAATTGCAAATCTGTTCTTAACAAATGTGTAAGAGAGTTGGATAATGGCATGTACAGTATAACTGAATTAGAAACTCTACAGGCTAATCCCACTCCCATGAGACTGTGACTGCGTCCCTTATGGCATCCTCtaacctatatagtgcactacttttgactgcggttgcatcccaaatggcaccctattccaaatGAGccctatatgggccctggtcaaaagtagtgcactatataggaaatagggtgccatttgggactcacattCTGTGTTTCACTCAAACCAAAGCCTtgaccccctcccccctcattTCCTCAGGTGTCCACACACCCTCTGACAGGGAAGGTGGACGAGGGCTATCGGCTGCAGCTGTCCCAGCGTCACTCTGAGCTGATGGCCAGGCTGAACCATCTAGGCTATAGTATGACTCTCCACCCCCCCTTCACAGAGTTCATCATCAACACCTATGGCATCCTGAGGCAGAGGCC contains:
- the LOC121558179 gene encoding speriolin-like protein, producing MDMNTEGGGASLRLENEKLRHENDDLKIMLGLMKENFDLKSKLQTSTLTSDTVRESTGRNTTIQWQDTVDEDRFKHELHQSSKHPHRTSSPINLESYTKRCMCTDPREHEETASYSYVMSQKVKDPERLVGEIAFQLDRRILSYVFQGQTRLYGFTVLNIRDKIIQVSTHPLTGKVDEGYRLQLSQRHSELMARLNHLGYSMTLHPPFTEFIINTYGILRQRPDSYSTQELGYNSPDFLRRVVINAAPSKLLKDLLLLFSCLSFMARQDGKPLFLW